The window TCTGTTTCTTTTCCTGTCCTATTTTTCTATTTCTTGTTTTTTCATTCATCATCAGTGACACGTTTAGCCAAAATATGTCACCTATGACGGGTCATTAAAGACACATTTTCGATAAACACATCACCGATAAGGGGTCATTGGAGACGCATTTTGGCAAAACGCATCACCGATGATTGATCATCGGTGACGCGCACAAAATTGGTGACGTGAATTTTTTTCGTCTCTGATGTGCTTCTAGCCACGTCTCCGATGAGTGTTTCTGGCATAGTGAGATCTATATATAACAACATTAGATAACGGTATTATTAGTTGCTAGTGGATAGATAGATAGCCTCGGTTAGAAATAAATCCAGCAAACGATCACACAAACAAGCAGGAACCGAACAGCCGCAGACATGTAAGGCTAATGCCTTGGCCAAATTAAACACTTCCTTTGAACAGCAAATCAGGATAAAATAATACTTCATTTGATCAAATCAAACACAAGCAGGTAGCAATGAAACAGGGGATAAGGATACCGTACTAGGTGCTCCTTTTATCATTTTACAGCACAACAGCATGCTCCCAGGTAGTCAAGGTCCTCCTTTAATTTTCATCGTGTTGCCTTAACATCGAAAACCCTGCATCCCGCTGCAGAATGTGTTTTTTAATTTGTTCTACGCTGACGATGAGCATGGATATGGATTATGTAAAAGTTCGGCGTTTGCGTCGTGCCGAAGCCATGGCGCAATGGAGTTGTCAAGGGAGGCCAAACGAGGCACATGCATTATAGGTCTCGGTGTGGCCAGAGTGCTCCAACGGTGACAGAGATCAGGAATAAATTGCGCAACACCTAGCTACAACGGGTAGTAAAGGCTCTCAGACCCTTCCGTCTACCCCAAATATACCGTACTTATTTGACCCGATACTAATATGCTAGATCCAATATCTATCCATATATTTGAGGTGGACGGATAATTTGTTTTTAGTAGCGCAGGTATTAGTGTCATCGTATTATTATTGGTTCAAAAAGAGGGCAATATACTCTATTTCTCAATACAGTATTATTTATCAAATAAACTATGTTGTTTAGTTACTCTTCTACTTATCTAGGATTGTTAAGGGCGTGATTGGTTACCTGGTTGCCACTAGCCTGGGTGGCACCAAGGAACCAGGTTCCCTTCAACCAGGTTTAAGGTATGCAACCTGGGTTGATTGGTTGCCTGGTTCCCACCGAACTGGATGAGCAGAGACGATGATTGGTTACCTGGTTGCATCCCAGATTCAAAAAACTAGATGCAAGAACGGTGATTGGTTGCCTGCATCGCACGTAAATCCCATCACCAGAACCAGGTGATGGTGAGGTTACCAGCACCCGAAGCACACAAGGTTGAACACCATGATCACAATCAGGCAGTGGTGAGGTTACCACCATAGCGCACACACACTGGAAGCAATTTGTATCACAGAGGCATCATTGGCTGATGGCATATGCTCGGTCTTAGTTATATTCAGTTAAAATCAACAATAACTGAGAAGAAATAACTAGGTGCCCAAATCAGTTAATTAATGACAAGCTGAATCTGAGAAATTTAGTAAAAAAAATGTCCATTACACACACTGGGGAGCAATATGTATAAAAGAAGCATCATTGGCTGATGGCATGTGCTCAGACTTAAACATATTGAGTTAAAATCAATAGGAATAGGAACTGTGAAATTGAGTAACCAGGTAACCAATCAGACCACATATAGAAGCATTGTCCAGCAAAACACAACAGACCACGGGTAAAGACAAGAGAACACAACAGAAAAGCATCCATCATCATAGCATTATGCCATCAGCCTCAATTTACAGTGAGGATTCAATCAACAGATAAGTAAGCACAAGAGTAGAGCATGCCTTTACATAGTAGGGCAACAAAAATAGCAAACTCATCATCATAGCAGATGCCATCAGCCTCAGTTGAGAGTGAGGATCCAGCAACCTCACATGACAAAGAATGAATCAATTAGCAGGTGACAGATAGGAAAATAGAagaaaagaagtatgaagtacATCATAGAACATCATTGGCAATAGCTATACACCTCAGAATGTGTAGCATCAACAAAATAATAACATCATTGGCAATAGATAGATGCTCAGTTTAGGTATAGTTCAATACAATAGCATAACTCGAATAACAATACATCATTGGCAATAGATATATGCTCAGATTAGAGTCCAACATCAAAGTGGTTGATCCAATACATTCACTACATCATAGTAAGAGGATAGAGACTTGTTACTATATATATGAGTCTCTATCTAGTTATAGCAGGATCACATCAACCACATAGAAGAAATGGAAAGATGTGACCAGCTGCACAAAAGAATGCAGGGTCAGTACCTCTGCACAAAATAGGTTAGCAAAAGGAGGTCCTACTGGACAAAGGATCAACCAGCAATAAGAAAACTATCAGATActagttgttgttgttgtagtaGTGCTTAGCTAAGAAGGTCCTCAGCCACAGCACACGATGAGCATCAGACATTAGCAGGTATGCAGCCCCAAGAGCATTGTTGTCTGCCAGATGGGAGTAGGCCACAATCAGAGCTTCATCAGTGAAGCCAGGGACAAACATCACAGTAGAGTAGAGGTCAGCAGGGACAACTTCAGTCTTTGTTTCTCTGATAGCATCAGCCACATTGTTCACAGCAGTTGTCATCCCAGACAGGACAGTGATATCCTCATCAGAGAGCATTGCCCTCTTCCTCTTGCTGCCCACTCCACTGCCATTAGGCTCTTGCTGCTTGCTACTAGCCTCCTGGTGCTTGCTGCTACTGCCCTCAGCATCCTGCTTAGCTACCTCCTCAAACTCTTTGGCAGGCTCATCAATTTTTTGAGAACTCTCAGCCCAGTCAGATGGAGAACCCAAAGGCTGGCTAGAACCCATGGCAAACTTGCCTGTGGCACAGCCATTGTCAAATATGATCTCCATTTGCTGGTAGTTCTCTATTGGCTTGTTCAGAAGGTCAGCATCTTCAGGGTGAGCCTAAAATGCAATGCAATTTTAGAAATTAGCTAATATTTAAGAGAAGAAGGTGAAAATGATATGCACTATGGCTAACACCTTTACATGACCATTATAGTGCTCATCCTCCAAGGAAATCATGAAGGTCTCCTCATCCCATAAAGCTCCACTAAGCTCTCTCAGCTTGGTCACTCTCATCCATTTTTTCCTCCATGTGCGCAAGTGGTTATACACTTGAGTAGAGGTTACATTGTTCCCTGTGAACTCCTGAAGGTCCCTAGCAACTTTGTTCAAGTGAACCTCCTTGAACCCCTTATCTGTTCTAACCCCAGTGGAAATGAGTTCACAGAACCGGCGCAAGATAAAGGAGGATGTGACACTAGTCCACCTCATAGAATTCCTTTGCTGCCTGGCTCGAGGGGCAGCACGAGGAGGAGGGgcaacagcagcaacagcaggggCAACAACAGCAGGAGGAGGGGCAGGACCACCAGAAGGATTAGGAGCAGAATTAGCAACAACTAGGGCATTGGAATAGCTACCATACAGCTCCATAAACTCTCTTTCCTCTTGAACATCCATGCCCTAGTACCAATATTTGACAACAGTATATAAGACAAACATCATAGCATATATCTATTGCCTCAGTTATTATAAACAAAACAACATCATAGCATATATCTATTGCCTCAGTTATTATAAACAAAACAACATCATAGCATATATCTATTGCCTCAGTTATTATAAACAAAACAACATCATAGCATATATATATTGCCTCAGTTATTGTAAAAAACAACATCATAACAGTGTGCATGTGGCTCAGATCATATACAAAATCATGTATAAACATCACAGCAGTGTCCCTGTGGCTAGAATCATGTAAAAAAACCAGCATCATAGTAGTCTGCATGTGGCTTAGAAGATGTACAGAAAAAAGACATCACAACAGTCTGCCAATTACCTCAGAACAAGTAAAAAGAAACAACATCATAGCAGTGTGCTAATTGCCTCAGAACAAGTAAAAAAGAAACATCATAGCAGTGTGCCATTGCCTCAAAACAAGTAAAAATGAAACATCATGGCAGTGTGCCATTGCCTCAGAACAAAGTACAAACAACATTATAGCAATGTGCCATTGCCTCAGAAAAGATACAAATAATAAACACCATAGCAGTGTTATTACAGTACACATACAACACAAATCCATGTCTTCATATATGACAGTGCCCCCTGTTAGCCCACATGAGATTAGCTATTTCATCCCTAATAGATGCCCAGTCACTATTATCTTCTACTTGAACACCACCAACATTGGAACCAATGCTATTAGGAGCCCAAGCCTCCTCAAGGGGAACCACTTCATCTACACCATAGTTCAGGATCCAATTATGTAAAATGCAGCATGCTAGCACCAATTTCACTTGTGTCTTGAAGGGGTGAAAGGGTTTGTTGTCCAGGATCCTAAACCTATTTTTTATTGCCCCAAAAGCCCTCTCAACTGTGACTCTTAAGCTTGAATGCCTAAGGTTGAACAATTCCCTTGCATTGGTTGGATAGTTTCTACCACCATATTCATTGAGATGGTACCTAGTGCCTCTGAAGGGAGGAAGGAATCCAGGGCGGCATGCATAACCAGCATCAACTAGATAGAATTTACCTAAAAATAATATAAGTATTAGTACTATTGTATTAGTTGTGTCATTTTAATTAATATGACTTCATATTATACCTTGTGGGACAACTAACCCATCCTGCCTCTCTAGAGCATCAGCAAGGATGGTGGCATCATGTGCAGACCCCTCCCAGCCAGCTAGGACATAGGTGAACTTTAAATCGAAATCAACTGCAGCAAGTACATTTTGAGTTGTTTGATGTTTTCTTCCCCTAAATGCAGCTTGAATTCTTTGTGGCACCTTAGCCAGGATATGGGTGCCATCTATTGCCCCAATACAGTCCTACAAACTCAGTTGTTGTTTGGATTAGTTGAGATAACAACCATTGATTTGTTATATGTAAATAAATATGTTATATACCTTAAAATATGGATACCACCTATGGCTATTCCTGATCTTAAGTGGAGTAGCATTGGTGGGAGGCTTAATCATCTCTTCTCTTAGTTCCCCAATTGCATACAAAACCTCTTTAAAATATCTGCTAACAGTCTCTACAGACCTTCTCCAATTTTGGTGGATGACTCTAAATCGCTGGTTATGTCCCACAACATGGAGAAACATTGCAACTTGTTCTTCTACACAACTATGTAGGCTATCCCTAAGTAGGTGTCTCTCTCTAAGCAGGTTACAAAGCTGAAAAAAGGGTGCTCTTCTCATGCGAAGCATGTTTACACACTCCACATCATTGCAGTTATAAATCAAGTTCAagttcctcctcctctcctcgtcCATGGCACTAAGAGGTGCATAACTAATACTAGGGCGAGACTGTTGGCCACACAAGAACCGACTAAACATGAATGCATGAATGGCAGCTACTAAAGCAGCAGCCTGAATGATAAGCTTGCGCCTCATTTCTCCATTATCCAGCTATAAGCAAATAACATGTAACAACACTTAGCACAGTATAGTAACTCTACATCATAGACAACAGCACACTGCTCAGCTAAAGCACTCATCATCATAGGCATCATAGGCAAGGGCACACGGCTCAGTTTATGCACTAAACATCACAGACACATAGCACATAGCTCAGTTAAATAGGACTGTAAATAATCAAACCCAAAGTCATCATAGGCAAGACTCAAAAGGGAATAGAGCTCAGATAAGTAACAGTAAACAAGATAGCCACAACAGATAACTCAGTTAAGTAGTAGCAAAGAAGCATATACCTCTAAACATCACAGCCATAGGGACATAGCTCAGATAAGAAGCAATAGGAAACAAGCATATAGCATTAAACATCACATCCACAAGCACATAACTCAGATATGTAGCAAAAGTAAACAAGCATATAGAACTAAACATCACGGCCACATGCACATAGCTCAGATAAGTAGCTAGCACAAAGAATCACAGTTGCAGAGGAAGGGGTACCAGACACCTTGCAGCAACCAGGCAGAGAGCACACACACAGATCGAAAGGGGGAAGACAGGGAGCACAGATCTGCGATGCTGCAACCAAAACAGGGATTAGCTTACACAAatcgaaggaaggagaggggaaGATAGAtacagagggggggggggacagATCGAAGAGGGAACGCCACATCTCGGCGATTGAGGGGGGAATACTTGCCTCGACGAACAGAGATTCGCCCAGCAATCGCAGCTACAGAGAGGATAGGGAGGAAACAAGTCAGATCTCGGCAACCATAGGGAGAGAAGAGGATGAGAGCAGAGAGATTCACctggagctcaagcggcggaaatggcagcgcgcggggggcggcgtCGGGGGTGTCTTATAGCGGAGGCGAACGGcgcgcaaaccctagcccttgCCGCACGCGCGAACGCGCGAGGATGGAAATGGCGCGAGGATGGAAATGGCGCGAAAGGGGGGGAGCGGTAACCCTAGCCCATGGCGGGAGCGCGCGCCTGGACACCCGCGACCACCGCCGCCTGCCTCGGCCCGCCCGCCCTCGCATCGCCGCCACCAGGTTCGGGGAAAACGGGTTTCATTTCTGCATCGCGGGGACCTGGGTGGGAGGGGAGGTATGCATCGCGCGAGCCTGGTTCGGAGGCCCAACCAGGTAACCAATCGTCGGGAGCCCGCATCGCGCGAACCTGGTTGGGCTATAACCAGGTAATAAATAGTTGCGTCCGTCAGATGAAACTTTTGATAAGTATCTGCAGGGCCTACGTGTCAGAGGGCCAATTAGCAGTATTCACTGCCGTTGTTGTGGCCGGGCACGGCGATGGCTTTGATGCAAAAACCTCATGTCAGATGGATCCCTCGTGTTAGTGATACAGGCTGGTGCTTTCACGGTGGCGTGTCATCAGCTGTTTAAGGTGAGAAACGGTGAATACCCGAGCCCGCGCACAGTTAGAAATGGAAAAACACGGCCGAAATCTTGCTGGTCATGAGATTCCAAAACCGGACGGCCCTCGAAACTCCCCGCGCTGCTCCCCGTCTTCTTCAGCACAGGATGAATCCCAATCGCCGGGCCCCAGTCCAACGCCGGCGCCCGtctcccccgccgccaccgccggccgcgcgcgcggcccTCTCCTCTACCGCGTCGCCAACTCCAACACTAACTGCCGCGCGCGAACCGTTTCCAGCCAGCTTTCAGCAGCGCACGACAAAAAAGGCAGGAGCGTGCGGTGCGTGTGCGTGATAGGCGGGCAGCGCGTGGAGCGTCCATCATTACCTGGCCTTTAGACTGTCTTCGCCCAGCCGCAAACCCGCAATTCCCCACTTGCacggcacccccttcttcgtcaAGAGCTCAGCTCGCCGGTGACTGCGAGACCAGCCGGCGCTCGACCGCAAGAGATGGGGTTCACAGGCAGCCTGAAGCGAGCccgggaggaggagaagggcgCGCCCATGGTGTCCCGCGTCCGTGATCCGTAAGTAGCTTCTTTCGCCCACCTCTTTCTCTCCCCCCTCTCTCAGTTTTCCCCATGGCTTCCTTCGTTCCCATCTATCCTATCTCCGGCCAGCACGATTTGGGGATCTAGTATCTTTGATTCCAGGAAAGCTTATCCTTTCCTGCGATTTCCTCTTCTTGGCTTTGTTATGATCTAATGGATTACAAACCCGATCTACTTGTTTTTGCCCGTTGCCACCAGCCCACCACCTCCTGATATGAGAGAGAGGCCGCTTCGCTTCTTGGCGACCATGCAGCGCGAGCTCGCCAACGAGACGCACAAGTACAACGAGTTCATCGACGTCATGGGCCAGTTCAAGAATGGGAGGTCAGTAACCTGAACCATCCTTGCAGATTGGTAGATATTATTGCATCAGCCACATGAGAAATTAGTGGTTTATTTCCATCTGCTGCTTGTAGTATTGGGGCGTTGTTCAGAGTCCTCAACTAGCTGTTTCATGATAATCGTATGGATCTCCAGATGCATTCTTGTTGGTGACTTGGTGTTGCTGTTTGTGGATTGCAGAATGGATGCAGCCAGCTTGGTTGAGTATGTCACGGTCCTGCTCGCCGGGCACCCAGATCTCCTCCGCGGCTTCGACGAATTCGTGCCTATGGATTACAAAATATCTGGACAAGCAGGGGCGAAGTGATGGCATCTGATATCGTTGGTAGTACTTGGGCTGGCCTTTGGTTAGATTGATCGAATGGAGGTTTTATTCGCTCTCAGCTGTGCTATGTATGGCTAAACATTGCTAGCCCTTGCTTTCTTTCGTATGGATCAATTTGTACATCAGTGCCCGATTCTACAGAACCCGGCACTGCTTGTTTGGATTGTGGAGTATCCAATAATAATTCTGGGTTTGTGTTTGACACTCCAGTGGCGTATCTGAAGTTTGTTATGTGTCTATATTCCATCTAGGCATTGCAGGATGCGCGGGAAATAGTTAGTTGTTTGAAATCATTGCAAGATTGCACAACACTTAGGATATGAATAGTCATTGGGGCATGATTGCTTGCCCATGCATGCCTTTTTCTACACTTGCTACAGATACCCCATCAGCCATTACTGTTATATATAGTTATTAGGGCACTTGATTTGTTTGGAGGGCACAATATATGAACACCGGGGAGTTTACAATGCATGCATCATAGAGTTCCCTGTTTTTGCAAggaagtatatatatatagtatatCAGTTTATTTAGATTCTGATTTCAGGGTGTGCGAAAGGAACAAGATTATAGCAGTgttctttttcttctcctttgTTGAGCAAGGAAAAAAACTAGAATGGATGGGATGAACAGGCTGGCGCGGTGCGCTGGTAGTAACAGAAACTAAGAAAAGGAATGGAATGCACTTGCCATCAACACCTTTTGAAATCCGGTCTTCCATTATATGTTTGGGTATTAATCCAAGGTGATCCATTTTTTTATGAAACAGGTGATGACCCATGCATTTTATCTTCGTTATTCCAGTCTCCATGCTCAGTTAACCAGACGTCACAAAGTCCTGGACCTTTTAATTTCTCCTGTAACTGCATGATGCCATTGTTGCATGAGTTCGTGACTCCGTGAGCTCACACCAAGTCTTTGATTCGGGACGACTCAGCTAGTTTAAACCCTTGGCTGCGACTAAGCGTCGCAATGTGCGTCTCGCCGATAGCCGTTCCCAGGCTTGCCATCGCCTATGCCCGCCACTTCGCACAATTTCCCGTATGGCGTCAATCCTCCCATAGTTACATCCATGCGGGAGCCAAAAAACAACAAAATAAGCATAGTTTGGGACCGACATTAATAATTTTGTAGGGATCACTAAATGAGTGATGGAATAATGACGGTTCAGACATGGACAGAACTCAATACTCAGTATCTTAATATATACTATGCTTTCTCAAAGGAAACTGTATCCTGTGGCTATGCTATTTATCAACACTATATGCAATTGTAGCAGGATGGGGATTATGCCCATGACCTTTGACTTGAGAAATTATTTTTATTAAATTCCTTTTTGGCATTTTACTTGTGATCATATGTTTGCTCTATTTTTTATTCCCGCAACCGAATATGCTCGAGTGATGCGGTGGACAAAGAGTCTGCAGCTGACCTCCTGCTTGAGACTATATTGGTCGGGATGTATGCTGAAGCGCTGTGGATACTGCTACAATGGTGTTTGATGAAATGCCAGTGGTGCTTATTAGCGATAATACACAAGTAGGTATGACAACCAAGGTGAGACCAGTTTGTTGGCTCTGCTTTATTTGAACCACAGTGATGCTGCAATTTTGGTTTGTATAGTGATTCATCATCAATATGGAAGGTCAGTATGAAAAATGCGGTCTTCCTCAAATTAATATTATTGTGCACATTATTATATATCATTATGTGGAAATCATGGATATATATGACCTGTAAATTGGAGCTTGCTATATCTAAACTACACTCTTTTAGGTAATTAGAGGAATTATTATACTAAGTGCTGGTTAGAACATGTATTCTTAGTGCAAAAATTTAAACTGTCCTCTTATCATTTAACCATGTGTACAAAGGCTCCACTGCAGGTCTATACTCCATACTTGCAGCCAATAATACCTCCACATTATTTGATTGTTAGGGAGTATAAGGCTGCAGAGTTCAAGGGGCCCGGTAAGAGCTTTTGGATGTTTGGATCAGCTATGGATTATAAAAACCATCTAAATGAATCTAGATCGCATCCTTACAACCCAGATTCTTATGCAGATTATAGAATCCAACTACCAAGATTTTTATAATGGCACTATCTTGCTCTACTCGGTTGTTTTTAGATTATAGAAACAACTAGTTCTCCATGCACCTTATAATCAATTGATTCAAACAACCTAGCTATTTATAATCTATAATGTAGATTTGTTATAATCCATAGCTAATATCCAGAATCTAATAATCTATATCCCATCCAAACAGGGCCTTAGGAATTTGGATATGAAAAAAATTCGTTGACTGTTAGAAGATCAGTATCTTTTTGCCATATATACTATACCTTTACGTGTTTTCCTAAAGTACTTGTATAATGCCCATGTTAATGCTACAGTGATACTTTGTAATGCAAATCAAACAACCAAAGTTTTAGAACAAGATAATGCAACACCAGTACAAATTAATCATCAGAACTTTGAACTTGAGACACAAGGATATATACTATATTTGGTTATAAACTGATCTTGGATACTGGATTATTCCAGTCTCCCTCTTCCTTAGCAACACTTAGATATATACAACTCTACCATTATATACACTCCTTACTTTGAAGGCAACCTAAAGGGTCAATAAATTCAGAGATTGGTGACGTCCTCAAAATTTTAGAATTTAACAGtacaaataaaagaaaagaaaatgcatagttCTAACTTTTCATGACGAGGACTCAGGATATATATAGGCAAACTACAATCAAAATTACAACCTAACAATATGTAGCCACTTTTCGAAACATAGATTATTGTAGTTCTTAAAACTTAGTTCTTGCTCATGCAAAGTACATTCTTAAATGCTTCGGAGTACACTAAATATATCTTTAAGAATATATATATCCGAATCATCATATCATTCAAGCGAGAGGTTCCTGAATACAATGTTGTTGTCATTGCA of the Panicum hallii strain FIL2 unplaced genomic scaffold, PHallii_v3.1 scaffold_303, whole genome shotgun sequence genome contains:
- the LOC112878663 gene encoding uncharacterized protein LOC112878663 → MDVQEEREFMELYGSYSNALVVANSAPNPSGGPAPPPAVVAPAVAAVAPPPRAAPRARQQRNSMRWTSVTSSFILRRFCELISTGVRTDKGFKEVHLNKVARDLQEFTGNNVTSTQVYNHLRTWRKKWMRVTKLRELSGALWDEETFMISLEDEHYNGHVKAHPEDADLLNKPIENYQQMEIIFDNGCATGKFAMGSSQPLGSPSDWAESSQKIDEPAKEFEEVAKQDAEGSSSKHQEASSKQQEPNGSGVGSKRKRAMLSDEDITVLSGMTTAVNNVADAIRETKTEVVPADLYSTVMFVPGFTDEALIVAYSHLADNNALGAAYLLMSDAHRVLWLRTFLAKHYYNNNN